Proteins from a single region of Dyadobacter fanqingshengii:
- a CDS encoding glycosyltransferase translates to MKIVEAVWLLIQFLIWYNLVFPVVLLIIYSIRGKDKLAPAHAVAPEHPDYAIIVTAYEYTQQLPAVVSSLLELDYQRFHIYVVADKCDITGLHFPADRVSLLRPEQTLGSNTRSHFYAIRHFIRPHSHLTIIDSDNLTDPQYLNELNVYFKAGFQAVQGVREAKNLDSTYACLDAARDIYYHFYDGKVLFGAGSSATLAGSGMAFTTALYKECLGHLDVTGAGFDKVLQDGIVSRKYRIAFAEKAIVYDEKTTGSDQLVKQRARWINTWFKYFALGFKIFFSGLTSFNWNQALFGLVLLRPPLFIFLILSVFFMLINLFISIPVAFMWFVGLCVFVTGFYISLKSSHTDSRIYQSLVNIPKFISFQLLALLNARKANQISVATRSSQTDPKQI, encoded by the coding sequence ATGAAAATAGTCGAAGCGGTTTGGTTACTCATTCAATTCCTGATCTGGTATAACCTGGTGTTTCCGGTTGTGCTGCTTATTATTTACAGTATTCGCGGTAAGGACAAGCTGGCGCCGGCACATGCGGTGGCTCCCGAACATCCGGATTATGCCATTATTGTTACAGCATACGAATATACGCAACAGCTTCCAGCGGTGGTAAGCTCGCTGCTGGAACTGGATTATCAGCGCTTTCATATTTATGTGGTCGCAGATAAATGCGACATTACCGGGCTCCATTTCCCGGCAGACAGGGTTTCGTTGCTCAGGCCGGAGCAAACCTTGGGCAGTAACACCCGCTCGCACTTTTACGCCATCCGTCATTTTATTAGACCCCATTCACATCTGACCATTATCGATAGCGATAACCTGACAGACCCTCAATATTTAAACGAACTGAATGTTTATTTCAAAGCCGGTTTTCAGGCAGTTCAGGGCGTCCGGGAAGCCAAGAACCTGGACAGTACTTATGCTTGTCTGGATGCGGCCAGGGATATTTATTATCATTTTTATGATGGGAAAGTGCTTTTCGGTGCAGGCTCTTCGGCAACATTGGCGGGCTCGGGAATGGCATTTACGACGGCGCTTTACAAAGAATGTCTGGGGCATCTGGACGTTACCGGAGCGGGTTTTGATAAGGTGCTCCAAGATGGCATCGTCAGCAGAAAATACCGGATTGCATTCGCAGAGAAAGCCATTGTGTACGATGAAAAAACCACGGGAAGCGATCAGCTTGTGAAGCAGCGGGCGCGCTGGATCAACACCTGGTTTAAATATTTTGCACTGGGATTTAAGATATTTTTCAGTGGCTTAACCAGCTTCAACTGGAACCAGGCCCTTTTCGGACTTGTGCTGCTCAGGCCGCCATTGTTCATATTTCTGATCCTGTCCGTTTTCTTTATGTTGATTAACCTGTTTATTTCCATTCCTGTTGCCTTTATGTGGTTTGTGGGGCTGTGTGTTTTTGTAACAGGTTTTTATATTTCGCTAAAAAGCTCGCATACGGATTCCAGGATCTATCAATCGTTGGTTAACATCCCGAAATTCATTTCTTTTCAGCTCCTCGCGTTGCTCAATGCCAGGAAGGCCAACCAAATCTCTGTGGCCACACGAAGTAGCCAGACAGACCCTAAACAGATATAG
- a CDS encoding O-antigen ligase family protein — protein MEKDLQLFISNSNAVEQTFKGKLRKLLLVDKLSNTTGLLILLLLSAGLGALIAYQGIIAGALIIVLMIGPPFVYAIVVFPQFGITVLLMLAYLLFFVGRLGIDFPLGTVMDGIQGLLILGFFIRQKRDPNWTMFKGPIGTMILIWILYNITEVANPVAESRLAWVYTIRAVAIVMLTYFVFMYQIRTVQQIRFLLKMWIGLSTFAALYAFKQEFIGFSAAEEAWLYSDPNIKELLFISGHWRKFSIFSDPVAFSYNMVVSSILCIALLSYVKERWKKVVLASLTVIMFTAMLFSGTRGAYVLLPAAMVLFVILKFNRQVLIGTAIAGVGILFLIMVPTTNSNIVRFQTAFKPNEDISFQARKNNQKRIQPYILSHPMGGGLGATGAWGQRFAPQSYLANFPPDSGYVRIAVELGWIGLAIFCLLMFFILREGINNYFFIRNPELKTYCMAMLLIVFAYNIGNYPQEALVQFPSNIYFYLAVAIINITRIIDDKEQARNAKLEARPEAPLGAI, from the coding sequence ATGGAGAAGGATTTACAACTTTTTATTTCCAATAGCAATGCGGTTGAGCAAACCTTTAAAGGTAAGCTTCGCAAGTTGCTTTTGGTGGATAAGCTGAGCAACACGACCGGGTTGCTCATCCTTCTTTTGCTTTCGGCCGGGTTAGGCGCATTAATAGCTTACCAGGGCATCATTGCCGGCGCCTTGATCATTGTGTTAATGATCGGGCCACCATTTGTGTATGCCATTGTGGTTTTCCCGCAATTTGGAATTACGGTGCTGCTGATGCTCGCGTATCTGCTCTTTTTCGTGGGCAGGCTAGGCATTGATTTCCCACTTGGAACGGTCATGGACGGGATTCAGGGATTGCTCATTCTGGGCTTTTTCATTCGCCAGAAACGCGATCCAAACTGGACGATGTTCAAGGGGCCGATCGGGACGATGATCCTGATCTGGATTTTGTATAACATTACCGAAGTAGCCAATCCGGTTGCCGAATCGCGGTTGGCATGGGTTTACACGATCAGGGCAGTGGCGATTGTGATGCTTACGTATTTCGTGTTCATGTATCAGATCAGGACGGTGCAGCAAATCCGCTTTCTGTTAAAAATGTGGATCGGTCTGTCAACATTTGCCGCCTTGTATGCATTCAAACAGGAATTTATCGGTTTTTCAGCCGCTGAGGAAGCCTGGCTATACTCAGATCCGAACATTAAAGAGCTGCTTTTCATTTCCGGGCACTGGCGTAAATTTTCGATCTTCTCAGATCCCGTGGCTTTTTCCTATAATATGGTGGTCAGCAGTATTTTGTGCATTGCATTGCTATCGTATGTAAAGGAACGGTGGAAGAAAGTGGTGTTGGCGTCGCTTACCGTGATCATGTTCACTGCCATGCTTTTCTCGGGGACCAGGGGCGCATATGTGTTGCTTCCGGCAGCAATGGTTTTGTTTGTCATTTTAAAATTCAACAGGCAAGTGCTCATCGGAACAGCCATTGCAGGTGTAGGAATACTATTTTTGATTATGGTCCCTACGACCAACTCCAACATTGTCCGCTTTCAAACTGCATTCAAACCTAACGAAGACATTTCCTTTCAGGCACGCAAGAACAACCAGAAAAGGATCCAGCCTTATATTTTATCCCACCCCATGGGCGGCGGCCTGGGTGCGACGGGCGCCTGGGGACAGCGTTTTGCACCTCAGTCCTATCTCGCCAATTTCCCGCCGGATAGTGGTTATGTGCGGATTGCGGTGGAACTGGGCTGGATCGGCCTGGCGATATTTTGCCTGCTGATGTTCTTTATTTTGAGAGAGGGCATCAACAACTATTTCTTCATCCGAAATCCCGAACTGAAAACCTATTGTATGGCCATGCTGCTCATTGTATTTGCCTATAACATTGGCAATTATCCCCAGGAAGCGCTGGTTCAGTTTCCTTCAAACATCTATTTCTATCTCGCTGTGGCCATTATCAACATTACCAGGATCATTGATGATAAGGAGCAAGCTCGTAACGCAAAGCTGGAAGCCCGGCCGGAAGCTCCGCTGGGAGCTATTTGA
- a CDS encoding acyltransferase family protein, with protein sequence MSKSPLRIHSLDYLRGLAALGIMFYHMHLLNFGETDASSPLAVIKIYAVAIFFILSGLTLYKVYFDSFNTNGIRTFFIKRILRIVPLLWLATILTFLLSEESYTLKKMAVNMLVLPGILKPEMFVANGAWSIGNELGFYVLFPVILLLTQRNVNYLILLLIAFLIPFFYFTYIVLDPASTLGAQWSKYVSPLNQFVFFLVGMGLGALRKPHPALVKFAPYFASVVVIALFTYPVQGEPIQLAAGNNRIVFSALTTLLCYLIYIADFSFLPASVQWGLSTLGEISYSVYLIHPIVFVLTRIALGNIAVSQPYLLIGITITASLIVSYFLYQYFEKYFMGLAKHFKKPVATAAVLVK encoded by the coding sequence ATGTCTAAGTCACCGCTTAGGATTCATTCCCTGGACTATTTGCGTGGCCTTGCGGCCCTTGGGATCATGTTTTACCACATGCATTTGCTCAATTTTGGCGAAACCGATGCGTCCTCTCCCCTGGCGGTGATCAAGATCTACGCGGTGGCAATATTCTTCATCCTAAGCGGATTAACGCTATACAAAGTTTACTTCGATTCATTTAATACAAATGGGATCAGGACCTTTTTCATCAAACGCATATTGCGGATCGTTCCGCTTTTATGGCTGGCAACAATCCTGACCTTTTTGCTTTCGGAAGAAAGTTACACATTGAAAAAAATGGCCGTCAACATGCTCGTACTGCCCGGAATTTTGAAACCGGAAATGTTTGTAGCCAATGGTGCGTGGTCAATCGGGAATGAACTCGGATTTTATGTCCTGTTCCCGGTCATACTGCTCTTAACGCAGCGCAATGTGAATTATCTGATCCTTCTGCTGATCGCTTTCCTGATTCCGTTCTTTTACTTCACTTACATTGTTCTGGACCCTGCTTCCACGTTGGGCGCGCAATGGAGCAAATATGTGAGTCCTTTAAACCAGTTTGTCTTTTTTCTGGTGGGAATGGGGTTGGGCGCACTCAGAAAGCCGCATCCGGCGCTGGTGAAGTTTGCTCCTTACTTCGCAAGTGTAGTTGTTATCGCGCTTTTTACTTACCCTGTGCAGGGCGAGCCGATCCAACTCGCTGCGGGCAACAACCGCATTGTCTTTTCGGCACTAACAACCTTGCTTTGTTACCTGATCTATATCGCAGATTTCTCGTTCCTGCCCGCTTCTGTGCAATGGGGACTTTCCACATTGGGTGAAATCAGTTATTCGGTTTATCTGATCCACCCCATTGTGTTTGTTTTAACCAGAATAGCTTTGGGTAACATTGCGGTTTCTCAGCCCTATCTGCTCATTGGAATCACGATAACAGCATCACTGATCGTAAGCTATTTCCTTTATCAATACTTCGAAAAATACTTCATGGGGCTGGCCAAACATTTCAAAAAGCCGGTTGCCACAGCGGCTGTGCTTGTCAAATAG
- a CDS encoding beta-1,6-N-acetylglucosaminyltransferase — translation MRIFVQTIIVKIAHLILAHSQPAQVARLVTILAHSDAYFFLHIDKKVAIADFEGVLPKERVYFVEKRETVGWGAYSIVQATINGLTAIAYSGLDIGYINLLSGSDYPLKRADEIHDFFQKQNGKNFMGFQSVTTEWTEAIPRLTQYHLTNYSFPGKYFVQKWMNKLLPARTMPDNLIPVGKSQWLSITMDAARHILSYLQSHPEVVRFFKHTWAPDEIIFQTILYNSHFRDKMMNDNLRYIQWKDGKASPETLTMKDQARLLDTTALFARKFDMHSQPEILDQLDKKIFSFT, via the coding sequence ATGCGCATATTCGTACAAACTATTATAGTGAAAATCGCTCACCTTATACTGGCTCATTCACAACCTGCGCAAGTGGCTCGGCTGGTCACAATCCTGGCACACAGCGATGCTTATTTTTTCCTGCACATCGATAAAAAAGTGGCTATCGCGGATTTCGAAGGAGTTTTGCCAAAAGAACGTGTGTATTTTGTTGAGAAGCGTGAGACGGTGGGCTGGGGTGCTTATAGCATTGTTCAGGCCACGATTAATGGTTTGACGGCGATCGCTTATTCGGGGCTGGACATCGGTTACATTAACCTGTTAAGCGGATCGGATTATCCTTTGAAACGAGCGGATGAGATCCACGATTTTTTCCAAAAACAAAATGGAAAGAATTTCATGGGATTTCAGTCGGTTACTACTGAATGGACAGAAGCGATTCCACGGTTGACGCAGTATCACCTGACCAATTACAGTTTTCCGGGAAAATATTTCGTTCAAAAATGGATGAATAAGCTGCTTCCCGCCAGGACCATGCCCGACAACCTTATTCCGGTCGGGAAATCACAGTGGCTGAGCATAACTATGGACGCGGCAAGGCATATATTAAGCTATTTGCAGTCGCATCCGGAGGTGGTACGCTTCTTTAAACACACCTGGGCCCCGGACGAAATCATTTTTCAAACCATTCTGTATAACTCGCACTTTCGCGATAAGATGATGAATGATAATTTGAGATATATACAATGGAAAGATGGGAAAGCCAGCCCGGAAACATTGACAATGAAGGATCAGGCCAGGTTACTCGATACGACTGCGCTTTTCGCACGAAAGTTCGATATGCATTCACAACCTGAGATACTTGACCAGTTAGACAAGAAGATTTTTAGCTTTACGTAG
- a CDS encoding glycosyltransferase — MDIVITGQQAWDVEIGSNCKNIALEFSKHHRVLYVNSPLDRASLFKNSNDPKVLKRREVIKKKQDGLEKIQENLWVLYPDELIESINWISSDKIFAFFNKRNNQIFADCIQREITRLGFKDIIHFNDNDMFRSFFLKDMLEPKLSVYYSRDYMRAVDYWKKHGDLLEPELIAKSDLCVANSTYLADYCRKFNPSSYYVGQGCDLDIFLAGNKAAEPADLSHLSRPRIGYVGALQSIRLDMDLLQYIAEKRPEWNIVLVGPEDNEFLTSTLHQLPNVIFTGSRDISELPAYINAFDVCINPQLLNEVTIGNYPRKIDEYLAVGKPTVATSTDAMSVFSEHVYLGKSKEDYIKLIEQALSENSEARITARRAFASSHTWENSVGEIYKAIGLSSSDKKNYHYSNFS, encoded by the coding sequence ATGGACATCGTTATTACCGGACAGCAGGCTTGGGACGTAGAAATAGGGAGCAATTGCAAAAACATTGCGCTCGAATTCAGCAAGCATCACCGGGTCTTGTATGTAAATTCCCCTCTCGACCGTGCCAGTTTGTTTAAAAACAGCAACGACCCTAAGGTTCTGAAGCGCCGCGAAGTGATTAAGAAGAAGCAGGACGGCCTGGAAAAAATACAGGAAAACCTTTGGGTGCTCTATCCCGACGAGCTGATTGAATCGATCAACTGGATTTCCTCGGATAAAATTTTCGCTTTTTTCAATAAACGGAATAACCAGATTTTTGCGGATTGCATTCAACGGGAAATTACCAGGCTGGGTTTCAAGGATATCATCCATTTCAATGACAATGATATGTTCCGGAGCTTTTTTCTCAAAGACATGCTCGAGCCCAAGTTGTCTGTATACTATTCGCGGGATTATATGCGGGCTGTGGATTACTGGAAAAAACATGGCGACCTGCTCGAACCGGAGCTGATCGCTAAAAGTGACCTCTGCGTCGCCAATTCCACGTATCTGGCCGATTATTGCCGAAAATTCAATCCCAGTTCCTATTATGTGGGCCAGGGCTGTGATCTGGATATTTTCCTGGCAGGGAACAAAGCTGCCGAACCGGCGGATCTGAGCCATTTGTCACGGCCGCGCATTGGGTATGTTGGCGCATTGCAAAGCATTCGACTGGATATGGACCTGCTGCAATACATTGCTGAAAAGCGGCCGGAATGGAACATTGTGCTGGTCGGGCCGGAAGATAATGAGTTTTTAACCAGCACATTACATCAGCTGCCGAATGTGATATTCACCGGTTCACGCGACATCAGCGAATTGCCGGCTTACATAAATGCTTTTGACGTTTGCATCAACCCGCAGCTGCTCAATGAGGTTACCATCGGCAATTATCCGCGGAAAATTGACGAATATCTGGCAGTAGGAAAACCCACCGTCGCAACCAGCACCGATGCCATGAGTGTTTTTTCAGAGCATGTTTATCTGGGAAAATCGAAAGAAGATTACATTAAGCTCATAGAGCAGGCACTCTCGGAAAATTCAGAAGCCAGGATTACAGCGCGGAGAGCATTTGCGAGCTCGCACACGTGGGAGAACAGCGTGGGAGAAATTTACAAGGCCATTGGTCTGTCAAGTTCCGATAAGAAAAACTATCATTACAGCAATTTCAGCTGA
- a CDS encoding hybrid sensor histidine kinase/response regulator codes for MPANFTKATFRWYYACIYLGLALIFGSQYFTYKNVRDLSLNNERLNRTIGVLNQTANFGHVTKDFQSNMRGYLITQDNNLLADNYNKKIELIGITDTLFNLVKYDAAQTVRVRQLLSISSNIVAYSQGIVSIYRTVSRDSAFTKIRLGEGIRLNKALTNKINEIEYHENHNLNLRRMLVARTQENSVLFIIVTGIVGLFLTVLSIVFLNLDKRKQILLQNEINEKERLVSQYLEAIPDGVMVINKQSEIVFLNQSGREILGFKPGKLVTLEDELSQITLLDPTRFHERFTPETLPVARGLNGEKLAGNKIDLIKNEKIYHLETNVQPVIGIEGEVTSAITVFRDITERANYEATLEKARALAEKSVRVKDIFLSNVSHEIRTPLNAIIGFTNLLVGEVKEPKSIEYVEYIQYAGRNLLELINDILDFSKIEAGQVHLEKTTISLQEVVEAVSVIAKQKAVEKGISYQYSLANDLPAFVEADKLRLTQILLNVCGNAVKFTEKGGVALHVAPVREAINGVQTIRITVTDTGVGIAKDKLNDVFNRFVQATESTTRVFGGTGLGLSIVKSLVGLFEGTLKLESELGRGTTFFIDFPFLVMEAPVETAAIEMVIDPRESISMLKVLAAEDNTLNQKLLHAIFERLKIPLRIVNNGQEALDKLREEEFDIVLMDIQMPVMDGYTAIKEIRKSISKTIPIITMTAHAMVGEKEECLSIGANSYISKPFKESELLYTIAYLGNKGNLETPPPASPIIEVNPQQQGTMTDSILNLEYLAEITGGDNELRGELIQMFENDSKTQLNAIAESSASGDLDRLRQSIHKFRSSLFSVGMLSTANQYKDLEAILKQGQWSSDLSQKLVLLKAESELGLVQLKLL; via the coding sequence ATGCCAGCCAATTTTACAAAAGCTACTTTTAGATGGTACTATGCTTGCATATACCTTGGCCTCGCATTGATTTTTGGCTCCCAGTATTTCACGTACAAAAATGTCCGGGACCTTTCTCTCAATAATGAACGCCTCAACAGAACGATCGGCGTCTTGAATCAAACTGCCAATTTCGGGCATGTTACCAAGGATTTCCAGTCCAATATGCGCGGTTATCTGATCACGCAGGATAACAATTTGCTGGCGGACAATTACAACAAAAAGATTGAGCTGATCGGCATCACGGACACGCTGTTTAATCTGGTTAAATACGATGCGGCGCAGACTGTGCGGGTTCGGCAACTGCTGTCGATTTCCAGTAACATTGTTGCTTATTCTCAGGGGATTGTCTCCATTTACAGGACCGTTAGCCGTGACAGTGCTTTTACCAAAATCAGGTTGGGAGAAGGCATCAGGCTCAACAAGGCGCTGACCAACAAGATTAACGAGATCGAATACCACGAAAACCATAACCTGAACCTGCGCCGCATGCTCGTGGCGCGTACACAGGAAAATTCGGTGCTGTTTATCATTGTCACAGGCATTGTAGGTTTATTTCTCACCGTCCTTTCGATCGTGTTTCTGAATCTCGACAAGCGAAAACAGATCCTTTTACAGAATGAAATAAATGAAAAAGAGCGCCTTGTAAGTCAGTATCTGGAAGCGATCCCCGATGGTGTGATGGTGATCAACAAGCAAAGTGAAATTGTTTTTCTGAACCAGTCGGGACGGGAAATATTAGGATTTAAACCTGGAAAGCTGGTCACGCTGGAAGATGAGCTGAGCCAGATCACATTACTCGATCCTACACGCTTTCACGAGCGATTTACACCCGAAACCCTGCCCGTAGCAAGGGGTTTAAACGGAGAAAAACTGGCCGGCAACAAAATCGACCTCATCAAAAACGAAAAGATATATCACCTGGAAACCAATGTGCAACCTGTGATCGGCATTGAAGGCGAAGTTACGAGCGCAATCACCGTTTTCCGGGACATCACCGAACGGGCCAATTACGAAGCCACACTTGAAAAAGCGAGGGCGCTGGCCGAAAAATCGGTGCGGGTTAAGGACATTTTCCTATCCAATGTAAGCCACGAAATCCGCACGCCGCTCAATGCGATCATCGGCTTTACCAACTTGCTGGTTGGCGAAGTGAAGGAACCCAAAAGCATTGAATACGTGGAGTACATCCAGTATGCAGGGCGAAACTTGCTGGAACTGATCAATGACATTCTCGATTTTTCCAAAATCGAAGCTGGCCAGGTGCATCTGGAAAAGACCACCATTTCGTTGCAGGAAGTGGTGGAAGCCGTTTCTGTTATTGCCAAACAAAAGGCCGTTGAAAAAGGAATTTCCTATCAGTATAGTCTGGCGAATGACTTGCCGGCATTTGTGGAAGCGGATAAGCTCAGGCTAACCCAGATTTTGCTTAATGTGTGCGGTAATGCCGTCAAATTCACTGAAAAAGGAGGTGTTGCATTGCATGTCGCGCCCGTCAGGGAGGCCATTAATGGGGTGCAAACCATCCGGATCACCGTCACCGATACGGGCGTTGGAATTGCCAAAGACAAGCTGAATGATGTCTTCAACCGTTTCGTACAGGCCACGGAGAGCACTACGCGTGTTTTTGGCGGAACCGGGCTTGGCCTCAGCATCGTGAAGTCCCTCGTGGGGCTTTTCGAAGGAACATTAAAACTGGAAAGTGAGCTCGGCAGGGGAACAACTTTTTTTATAGATTTTCCTTTCCTGGTGATGGAGGCTCCCGTGGAAACGGCGGCTATTGAAATGGTTATTGACCCAAGGGAATCTATTTCAATGCTGAAAGTGTTGGCTGCTGAGGACAATACATTAAATCAGAAGTTACTACATGCTATATTTGAAAGATTAAAAATTCCACTGAGGATCGTTAACAATGGTCAGGAAGCGTTGGATAAGCTGCGAGAGGAAGAATTTGACATTGTTTTAATGGATATCCAGATGCCCGTCATGGACGGTTACACTGCAATTAAAGAGATTCGCAAGTCCATCTCAAAAACAATCCCGATCATTACAATGACGGCACACGCGATGGTCGGCGAAAAGGAGGAATGCCTCAGCATTGGTGCTAACAGCTACATTTCGAAGCCGTTTAAGGAAAGTGAGTTATTATATACAATTGCATATCTGGGGAATAAAGGCAACTTGGAAACGCCCCCTCCTGCATCACCAATCATAGAAGTAAATCCTCAACAACAGGGCACCATGACAGACAGCATACTTAACCTTGAATACCTGGCGGAAATTACCGGCGGCGATAATGAACTCCGTGGCGAGCTGATCCAGATGTTTGAGAACGACAGCAAGACACAGTTGAATGCCATTGCAGAGTCCTCCGCATCGGGAGATCTCGACAGACTTCGGCAGTCCATTCACAAATTCCGATCTTCCCTTTTTTCCGTGGGAATGCTTTCAACGGCCAACCAGTACAAAGATCTGGAAGCCATTCTCAAACAGGGACAATGGAGCAGTGACCTGTCCCAAAAACTGGTCTTATTAAAAGCGGAATCCGAATTGGGGCTGGTTCAGCTGAAATTGCTGTAA
- a CDS encoding glycosyltransferase — translation MEKEYIFNGVTLLITHYNRSQSLEQLLRSFAGLHCKFEDIVVSDDGSKSEHIDYLHSLQNQFNFRLITTPHNKGLGNNINKGQDAVQTPLTLYVQEDFTPAPIFPEKFQHALRIMKTRQEIDMVRFYAYFEYPYLTNEDNGFYDMAFNVWKPGYRKFYMYSDHPHLRRTSFFQKFGRYIEGQKGDFTEYTMMMSFLKKKGKAVFYKDFTGLFTQRNSEVEPSTMKRENWRLSENFFLTNIRHLYRHLKFNFDYLS, via the coding sequence ATGGAAAAAGAGTATATTTTTAATGGTGTGACCCTGCTCATTACACATTATAACAGGAGCCAATCGCTGGAACAGCTGCTGAGATCATTTGCCGGGCTGCATTGCAAATTTGAGGACATTGTGGTTTCCGATGACGGCAGCAAGTCCGAGCACATTGACTATCTGCATTCGCTGCAAAACCAATTTAATTTCAGACTGATCACGACGCCCCATAACAAAGGACTCGGTAATAACATTAATAAAGGCCAGGACGCGGTTCAGACGCCTTTGACTTTATATGTGCAGGAGGATTTCACCCCCGCCCCCATTTTCCCGGAAAAGTTTCAGCACGCACTGCGGATCATGAAGACTAGACAGGAAATTGATATGGTCCGGTTTTATGCCTATTTCGAATATCCCTATCTAACCAATGAGGATAACGGTTTTTACGACATGGCTTTCAATGTTTGGAAACCGGGTTACAGAAAGTTTTACATGTACAGCGATCATCCGCATTTGCGGCGCACTAGCTTTTTCCAAAAATTTGGCAGATACATTGAAGGACAAAAAGGTGATTTTACGGAGTATACAATGATGATGTCCTTCCTGAAAAAAAAGGGAAAGGCTGTTTTTTATAAAGATTTCACGGGCTTGTTCACACAGAGAAATTCCGAAGTCGAGCCAAGCACTATGAAGCGTGAAAACTGGCGACTGAGCGAGAACTTTTTCCTAACCAACATCAGGCACCTTTACAGGCATTTGAAATTTAATTTTGATTACCTATCCTGA
- a CDS encoding glycosyltransferase family 2 protein — MHIFPDTTLLITHYNRSESLERLLTSFEDLNCRFGDIVVSDDGSKPEHLEKIAGLKHRFNFNLVTTPKNKGLGNNINKGQDAVKTAYTLYVQEDFQPSEIFPTHFEDAITFMRNDSKWDMVRFYAYFAYPTLRPFQKGFSEMVYKFWDMNHLKFYYYSDHPHLRRSNFLEKFGRYPEGIKGDLTEYKMAVSFLQKNGKGLFFNEFTKLFYQKNSSDEPSTMVRADWKLSENPLVKLARLGYLRYRWLKNTLDLVFMK; from the coding sequence ATGCATATTTTTCCGGATACCACTTTATTAATAACGCATTACAACAGAAGCGAGTCGCTGGAACGGCTTCTGACCAGTTTTGAAGATCTCAACTGCCGCTTCGGCGATATCGTTGTGTCGGATGACGGCAGCAAACCCGAACATCTGGAAAAGATCGCCGGTTTAAAACACCGCTTCAATTTCAACCTCGTTACCACACCCAAAAACAAGGGATTGGGCAACAACATTAACAAGGGCCAGGACGCGGTAAAAACGGCATATACTTTGTATGTCCAGGAAGATTTTCAGCCTTCTGAAATTTTCCCGACCCATTTTGAGGACGCGATCACATTCATGCGAAACGATTCCAAATGGGACATGGTCCGGTTTTACGCCTATTTTGCCTACCCTACCCTGAGGCCGTTTCAAAAAGGATTTTCAGAAATGGTTTACAAATTCTGGGATATGAACCACCTCAAATTTTATTATTACAGCGACCACCCGCATTTGAGGCGCAGCAATTTCCTGGAAAAATTCGGCAGATATCCCGAAGGCATCAAGGGCGATCTGACAGAGTACAAAATGGCTGTCAGCTTTTTGCAAAAAAATGGTAAGGGATTGTTTTTCAATGAATTCACAAAATTGTTTTACCAAAAAAATTCATCTGACGAACCCAGCACAATGGTCCGGGCCGACTGGAAACTAAGCGAAAACCCACTGGTTAAGCTGGCGCGTCTCGGCTATCTGCGTTACCGGTGGTTGAAGAATACACTCGACCTTGTGTTCATGAAGTAA